The Clostridium sp. AWRP genome has a window encoding:
- the thrS gene encoding threonine--tRNA ligase, with protein sequence MIKIILKDGKELEVEKGLKVADIAAKLSTSLGKKALGAKINGKVEELNKEINEDCKLEILTFEDEDGKKILRHTGSHILAQAIKRLYPEVKLAIGPSIDDGFYYDMDADFSFTPELLEKIEGEMNKIIKENEKLERFELPRDEAIKLMEEKNEPYKVQLIKDLPEDEIISFYKQGDFVDLCAGPHVPSTGKVKVVKLLSIAGAYWRGNEKNKMLQRIYGTAFEKKNDLKDYLTMIEEAKKRDHRKLGKELDLFSIHEEGPGFPFFHPKGMIIRNELQNYWRQVHQKAGYDEIMTPIILNEELWHQSGHWDHYKENMYFTKIDDEDYAIKPMNCPGSILVYKNKIHSYRDLPIRYGEMGIVHRHEKSGALHGLMRVRCFTQDDAHIFMTKDMMTDEIIKVIRLIDSFYKVFGFEYFVELSTRPEDSMGSDEDWEAATEGLKAALKAAGLDYKVNEGDGAFYGPKIDFHLKDSIGRTWQCGTVQLDFQMPERFDLTYVGADGEKHRPVMVHRVVFGSIERFIGILIENYAGAFPAWLAPVQVEVMNITDAQDDYVNEVVEKLKENDIRVESDMRNEKIGYKIREAQMQKVPYMVVLGEKEMKDKTISVRSRKGGDMGTMALDDFISKLKDEIDKKISDI encoded by the coding sequence ATGATAAAGATAATCTTAAAAGATGGAAAAGAACTTGAAGTAGAAAAAGGATTAAAAGTAGCTGATATTGCAGCAAAATTAAGCACTTCACTTGGTAAAAAGGCTCTAGGAGCTAAAATAAATGGTAAAGTAGAAGAACTTAACAAGGAAATTAATGAAGATTGTAAGCTTGAAATTTTGACATTTGAAGATGAAGATGGAAAAAAGATATTGAGGCATACTGGATCTCATATACTTGCACAGGCAATTAAAAGATTGTATCCAGAAGTGAAGTTAGCTATAGGACCTTCTATAGACGATGGATTTTACTATGATATGGATGCTGATTTTTCATTTACACCGGAATTGCTTGAAAAAATTGAAGGTGAAATGAATAAGATAATAAAAGAAAATGAAAAATTGGAGAGATTTGAACTCCCAAGAGATGAAGCTATAAAGTTAATGGAAGAAAAGAATGAGCCTTATAAAGTTCAGCTTATAAAAGATTTGCCTGAAGATGAAATTATATCTTTTTATAAACAGGGAGATTTTGTAGATTTATGTGCAGGACCTCATGTACCATCGACAGGTAAAGTTAAAGTTGTAAAACTTCTTTCAATTGCAGGAGCTTATTGGAGAGGAAATGAAAAGAACAAAATGCTCCAGAGAATATATGGTACTGCCTTTGAAAAAAAGAATGACCTTAAAGATTATTTAACAATGATAGAAGAGGCTAAAAAAAGAGATCACAGAAAACTTGGAAAAGAACTTGATCTTTTCAGCATACATGAAGAAGGACCTGGATTCCCATTCTTCCATCCAAAGGGAATGATCATAAGAAATGAACTTCAAAATTACTGGAGACAAGTTCACCAGAAAGCAGGATACGATGAAATAATGACTCCTATTATATTAAATGAAGAATTGTGGCATCAATCAGGACATTGGGATCATTATAAAGAAAATATGTATTTTACAAAAATAGATGATGAAGATTATGCTATAAAGCCAATGAACTGTCCTGGTTCCATACTTGTTTATAAGAACAAAATACATTCTTATAGAGACCTTCCTATAAGATATGGTGAAATGGGAATTGTTCATAGACATGAAAAATCTGGAGCTCTTCATGGACTCATGAGAGTAAGATGCTTTACTCAAGATGACGCTCACATATTTATGACTAAAGATATGATGACAGATGAAATAATAAAAGTAATAAGACTCATAGATAGCTTTTATAAAGTATTTGGATTTGAGTATTTTGTTGAATTGTCAACAAGGCCTGAAGATTCTATGGGAAGTGATGAAGATTGGGAAGCTGCAACTGAAGGTCTTAAGGCTGCATTAAAGGCTGCTGGACTTGATTATAAAGTAAATGAAGGTGATGGAGCTTTTTATGGACCTAAGATAGATTTCCACTTAAAAGATTCCATAGGAAGAACTTGGCAGTGTGGAACTGTTCAATTGGATTTCCAGATGCCAGAAAGATTTGATTTAACTTATGTTGGAGCAGATGGGGAAAAGCACAGACCAGTTATGGTCCACAGAGTTGTATTTGGATCTATAGAAAGATTTATAGGAATTTTGATAGAGAACTATGCAGGAGCATTTCCAGCTTGGCTTGCACCAGTACAAGTTGAAGTAATGAACATTACTGATGCCCAAGATGACTACGTAAATGAAGTAGTTGAAAAATTAAAGGAAAATGATATAAGAGTAGAATCAGATATGAGAAATGAGAAAATAGGATATAAGATAAGAGAAGCTCAAATGCAGAAAGTTCCTTATATGGTTGTACTAGGAGAAAAAGAAATGAAAGATAAAACTATATCTGTAAGAAGCAGAAAAGGCGGAGATATGGGAACTATGGCACTAGATGACTTCATTTCAAAACTTAAAGACGAAATAGATAAAAAAATAAGTGATATTTAA
- the rplT gene encoding 50S ribosomal protein L20, with the protein MARVKRAVNARKHHKKILKLAKGYYGGKSRLFRTANETVLRALRYSYIGRRLKKRDFRKLWIARINAATRMNGLSYSKFINGIKTAGINMNRKMLSEIAINDPKGFTELVEVAKKQLNA; encoded by the coding sequence ATGGCAAGAGTAAAAAGAGCAGTAAACGCTCGTAAACATCATAAAAAAATATTAAAGCTTGCAAAAGGTTATTATGGCGGAAAAAGTAGATTATTTAGAACTGCTAATGAAACAGTTTTAAGGGCTCTAAGATATTCATATATAGGAAGAAGATTAAAGAAGAGGGACTTTAGAAAGTTATGGATAGCTAGAATAAATGCTGCAACTAGAATGAATGGACTTTCATATTCCAAGTTTATAAATGGAATAAAGACTGCAGGCATTAATATGAATAGAAAGATGCTTTCAGAAATAGCTATAAATGATCCTAAAGGATTTACTGAATTAGTTGAAGTAGCTAAAAAACAATTAAATGCATAA
- a CDS encoding aspartate-semialdehyde dehydrogenase encodes MSCNVAVVGCTGMVGRKFIDVLEERDFPIEKLYLFASAKSSGKILKFKDKDYTVEELKEDNIKNKKIDIALFSAGGSVSLKFAPIFSKYGAVVIDNSSAWRMDKEVPLVVPEVNPEDIKWNKGIIANPNCSTIQAIVAIKPLYDKYGVERIVYSTYQAVSGAGMGGYNDLLEGYKGNAPKKFPYPIAGNILPHIDVFLENGYTKEEMKMVNETRKILHDDTLRVTATTARVPVTYSHSESINVELKKDFKIEDIFELYKNAAGVVLKDDVDNLVYPMPVEAAGKDEVFVGRIRRDFSVDNGLNLWVVADNIRKGAATNAVQIAECIVKDK; translated from the coding sequence ATGAGTTGTAACGTGGCAGTAGTTGGATGTACTGGAATGGTAGGAAGAAAATTTATAGATGTGCTGGAAGAAAGAGATTTTCCAATAGAAAAATTGTATTTGTTTGCATCTGCTAAATCAAGTGGAAAAATATTAAAATTTAAAGATAAAGATTATACTGTAGAGGAATTAAAAGAAGATAATATAAAAAATAAAAAAATAGATATTGCTCTTTTCTCAGCAGGTGGAAGTGTAAGCCTTAAATTTGCACCTATATTTTCAAAATACGGTGCAGTAGTTATAGATAATAGTAGTGCTTGGAGAATGGATAAAGAGGTACCTTTGGTAGTTCCTGAAGTAAATCCAGAGGATATAAAATGGAATAAAGGTATAATTGCAAATCCTAATTGCTCAACTATACAAGCCATAGTAGCAATTAAACCTCTTTATGACAAATATGGAGTAGAAAGAATTGTATATTCTACATATCAGGCTGTATCTGGTGCTGGAATGGGAGGATATAATGATTTACTAGAAGGATACAAGGGAAATGCACCTAAGAAATTTCCTTATCCAATAGCAGGGAATATACTTCCTCATATAGATGTATTTTTGGAAAATGGATACACTAAAGAAGAAATGAAAATGGTAAACGAAACAAGAAAAATATTACATGATGATACTTTGAGAGTTACAGCTACTACAGCAAGAGTACCAGTAACTTATTCTCATAGTGAAAGTATAAATGTAGAACTTAAAAAAGACTTTAAAATAGAGGATATTTTTGAATTGTACAAGAATGCTGCTGGAGTAGTGTTAAAAGATGATGTGGACAATTTAGTATATCCAATGCCAGTAGAGGCAGCAGGAAAAGATGAAGTATTTGTAGGAAGAATAAGAAGGGACTTTAGCGTAGATAATGGATTAAATCTATGGGTTGTAGCAGATAACATAAGAAAAGGCGCTGCTACTAATGCTGTTCAAATAGCAGAATGCATAGTTAAGGATAAATAA
- a CDS encoding aminotransferase class I/II-fold pyridoxal phosphate-dependent enzyme, with product MNSISKNVSSIELSGIRKFYNKLVNYPDAISLTLGQPDFNVPKKIKATMIQSIEENKTGYTSNAGIIELREEISKYLANLNIHYTAEETCITIGGSEALMDVFATLVNTGDKVLIPTPAYPAYESCVKILGGSVINYSLNHDFSINFDSLKKILEKERPKLIVLSYPCNPTGAILSKEDSTNLFNLLKENDVLVLSDEIYASLCFEKDYYSIAQYKEIKDKVILIGGFSKMFSMTGLRIGYVCANTYFMNEIIKVHQYNVSCAPSISQWGAYEGLKSCMEDVNYMKSKFMERRNYVFNRLKSLGFEVNLPKGAFYIFPSIKKFGMNSNDFCEKLLKEGGVAIVPGSAFGPGGEDHVRISYAYSMEELKLSLSKIERWLDTLKI from the coding sequence TTGAATAGTATATCAAAAAATGTTAGTTCTATAGAACTTTCAGGCATTAGAAAATTTTATAACAAATTAGTTAACTACCCGGATGCCATATCTTTAACCTTAGGTCAGCCTGATTTTAATGTACCTAAAAAAATTAAGGCAACCATGATACAATCTATTGAAGAAAACAAAACGGGATATACCTCAAATGCTGGAATTATAGAACTCCGAGAAGAAATATCAAAATATCTTGCGAATTTAAACATACATTACACTGCAGAAGAAACCTGTATTACCATAGGTGGAAGTGAAGCTTTAATGGATGTATTTGCAACTCTTGTAAATACAGGTGACAAAGTATTGATACCAACTCCTGCCTATCCTGCTTATGAAAGCTGTGTAAAAATTTTAGGTGGAAGTGTAATAAACTACAGTTTAAACCATGACTTTTCTATTAATTTTGACAGTTTAAAAAAAATATTAGAGAAGGAAAGGCCTAAATTAATAGTTCTCTCCTATCCTTGTAATCCAACAGGCGCTATTTTGTCTAAAGAAGACAGTACTAATTTATTTAATTTACTGAAAGAAAATGATGTATTAGTGTTAAGTGACGAAATATATGCTTCATTGTGCTTTGAAAAAGATTATTACTCTATTGCACAATACAAAGAAATAAAAGATAAAGTTATTTTAATAGGTGGTTTTTCCAAAATGTTCTCAATGACAGGTCTTAGAATAGGCTATGTATGTGCAAACACATACTTTATGAATGAGATAATAAAAGTGCACCAATACAATGTATCCTGTGCTCCTTCCATTTCTCAATGGGGAGCTTATGAAGGTTTAAAAAGCTGTATGGAAGATGTAAACTACATGAAGTCTAAATTTATGGAAAGAAGAAATTATGTTTTCAACAGGTTAAAATCTCTGGGATTCGAGGTAAACCTACCCAAAGGTGCTTTTTACATATTTCCATCAATAAAAAAATTTGGTATGAACAGCAATGATTTCTGTGAAAAACTTCTAAAAGAAGGTGGTGTAGCCATAGTACCAGGTTCAGCTTTTGGACCAGGTGGAGAAGATCATGTTAGAATATCCTATGCCTACAGTATGGAAGAACTTAAATTGTCCCTATCAAAAATAGAAAGATGGTTAGACACTTTAAAAATATAA
- a CDS encoding small, acid-soluble spore protein, alpha/beta type, translated as MSKTPLKKIIKAKLKSNRELTEAEKLREKLKYEIAEELGLKEKVASFGWSSLTAEETGRIGGMMTKKKKELNIPKNESLIKHSKSKDKQ; from the coding sequence ATGTCAAAAACTCCATTAAAAAAAATCATAAAGGCAAAATTGAAATCAAACAGAGAGCTTACAGAAGCTGAAAAACTCAGAGAAAAATTAAAATATGAAATAGCTGAAGAACTAGGATTAAAAGAGAAAGTTGCTTCATTTGGCTGGAGCAGTTTAACAGCTGAAGAAACTGGAAGAATTGGCGGCATGATGACTAAGAAAAAAAAGGAGCTAAATATACCTAAAAATGAAAGTCTAATAAAACATAGTAAAAGCAAAGACAAACAATAA
- the infC gene encoding translation initiation factor IF-3, which yields MKIINKSFLINQDIVEKEVRVISHDGSQMGIISSKEALRLAEEKELDLVMISPNAKPPVCKIMNYGKFMYEQVKKDKEARKKQKVVNIKEVRFSPKIEEHDISIKAKNARKFLLAGDKVKVTVRFRGREADYSFIGKKILDIFHSKLQDVCVIERQPKFEGRNMIMFLSAKKA from the coding sequence GTGAAAATCATTAATAAAAGTTTTCTTATAAATCAGGATATAGTAGAAAAAGAAGTAAGAGTTATTTCACATGATGGAAGTCAAATGGGAATTATATCATCAAAAGAAGCATTAAGACTTGCAGAAGAAAAGGAATTGGATTTGGTTATGATATCTCCAAATGCAAAGCCACCGGTTTGTAAAATTATGAATTATGGGAAATTTATGTATGAGCAGGTTAAAAAAGATAAAGAGGCTAGAAAAAAACAGAAAGTTGTTAACATAAAAGAAGTTAGATTTAGCCCTAAAATAGAAGAACATGATATTTCCATTAAAGCTAAAAATGCAAGAAAATTTTTACTTGCAGGAGATAAAGTTAAAGTTACTGTAAGATTTAGAGGAAGGGAAGCTGATTATTCCTTTATAGGTAAAAAAATTTTAGATATATTTCATTCTAAACTTCAGGATGTTTGTGTAATAGAAAGGCAACCTAAGTTTGAAGGAAGAAACATGATAATGTTTTTATCAGCAAAGAAAGCATAA
- the dapA gene encoding 4-hydroxy-tetrahydrodipicolinate synthase has product MSLFKGSGVAIITPFNDNGVDFDKLKELLEWQIESGTDAIIICGTTGEASTMTEKERKDTIKFTVDTVNKRIPVIAGTGSNCTESAVNMSKWAESIGVDGVLVITPYYNKTTQKGLIEHFKAVSSAIKTPIVVYNVPGRTGLNIQPKTLKELCKLDNVAAVKEASGNISQIAKMKALCGDDIDLYSGNDDQTVPIMSLGGLGVISVLANIIPKDMHNMCKLFLEGNVKEALKVQLNALTLMNTMFIETNPIPIKTAMNVLNMNVGNLRLPLCDMSQENLDILKSELKNYGLLK; this is encoded by the coding sequence ATGAGCTTATTTAAAGGTTCAGGGGTAGCTATTATTACCCCATTTAATGATAATGGGGTGGACTTTGATAAATTAAAAGAATTGCTTGAATGGCAAATAGAATCAGGTACAGATGCAATAATAATTTGTGGAACTACAGGTGAAGCTTCCACTATGACTGAAAAGGAAAGAAAGGATACAATAAAATTTACAGTAGATACTGTTAATAAGAGAATACCAGTTATTGCAGGTACAGGCAGTAATTGTACAGAATCTGCCGTAAACATGAGCAAATGGGCAGAAAGTATAGGAGTAGACGGAGTCCTTGTAATCACACCTTATTATAATAAAACTACACAAAAGGGATTGATAGAGCATTTTAAGGCGGTGTCTTCAGCTATAAAAACTCCTATTGTAGTATATAATGTACCTGGAAGAACAGGATTAAATATACAGCCTAAAACTTTAAAAGAATTATGCAAATTAGATAATGTGGCAGCTGTTAAAGAAGCTAGTGGGAATATAAGTCAAATTGCTAAAATGAAAGCTCTATGCGGGGATGATATTGATTTATATTCTGGAAATGATGATCAGACAGTTCCTATAATGTCTTTAGGAGGACTAGGAGTTATATCTGTTCTTGCAAATATTATTCCTAAAGATATGCATAATATGTGTAAGCTATTTTTAGAAGGCAATGTAAAAGAAGCGCTAAAGGTGCAATTAAATGCTCTTACACTTATGAATACTATGTTCATAGAAACAAATCCTATACCTATAAAAACTGCCATGAACGTTTTGAATATGAATGTTGGAAATTTAAGACTTCCACTTTGTGATATGTCCCAGGAAAATTTGGATATTTTAAAATCAGAACTTAAAAACTATGGACTTTTGAAATAA
- a CDS encoding ISNCY family transposase, with product MNENAKYNIIKKLVESNGNKQRAAVQINCTVRHINRMIKGYKEQGKAFFIHGNRGKKPVHALDNSTKQTIVDLYRTKYEGTNLTHFSELLKEFEGIKVSSNTIRSILLQEFILSPKAKRSSKKALYTKLKDMQKSTKSKKQASVIQSSILAIEDAHPRRPRCAYFGEMLQMDASLHPWFGGEKSQLHIAVDDATGAIVGAYFDVQETLNGYYHVLEQILKTYGIPYMFYTDRRTVFEYKQKKSPSIEEDTFTQFGYACKQLGIEIKTSSIPQAKGRVERMFQTLQSRLPIELRLAGISTIEQANEFLNSYIKKFNARFALPVDNIKSVFETQPDIEKINLILGVLASRKVDNGSCVKYNKGYYLPVDANGHPVYYHKGTCGIVIKAFNNDLYFCANEKVYALELLPDHVPSSKNFDLAKTSKTPKKHYIPPMSHPWKQASFEHYCNKQAHRQKENIA from the coding sequence ATGAATGAGAATGCAAAATATAACATAATCAAGAAATTAGTAGAGAGCAATGGTAACAAGCAAAGAGCTGCTGTACAGATTAACTGTACTGTTAGGCACATTAACAGAATGATTAAAGGGTATAAAGAGCAGGGAAAAGCCTTTTTTATACATGGAAATCGTGGTAAAAAACCTGTCCATGCTTTAGATAATTCTACAAAACAGACTATTGTTGACTTATATCGAACAAAATATGAAGGCACCAATTTAACTCATTTTTCAGAACTCTTAAAAGAATTTGAAGGAATCAAAGTTTCATCAAACACTATACGTTCCATCCTTTTGCAGGAATTCATCCTGTCTCCTAAGGCAAAACGTTCTTCTAAGAAGGCTCTATACACTAAACTTAAAGATATGCAAAAATCTACAAAGTCAAAAAAGCAGGCTAGTGTTATTCAAAGTTCTATTCTTGCTATCGAAGATGCTCATCCTAGGCGTCCGAGATGTGCCTACTTTGGAGAAATGCTTCAGATGGATGCTTCTCTTCATCCTTGGTTTGGTGGAGAAAAAAGTCAGCTTCATATAGCTGTAGATGATGCCACAGGTGCTATTGTAGGTGCTTATTTCGATGTTCAAGAAACGCTAAATGGATATTACCATGTACTTGAGCAAATATTGAAAACCTATGGTATTCCTTATATGTTTTACACCGATAGGCGTACAGTTTTTGAGTATAAACAAAAGAAATCCCCTTCTATCGAAGAGGACACTTTTACCCAATTCGGTTATGCCTGCAAGCAGTTAGGAATTGAGATTAAAACCAGCAGCATTCCACAAGCCAAGGGGCGTGTGGAACGAATGTTTCAAACACTGCAATCACGACTTCCTATCGAATTGCGTTTAGCTGGTATAAGCACGATTGAGCAGGCAAATGAATTTTTAAATTCCTACATAAAAAAATTCAATGCTCGATTTGCTTTACCTGTTGATAATATCAAATCTGTATTCGAAACGCAACCTGATATTGAGAAAATCAATTTAATTCTTGGTGTACTTGCTAGTAGGAAAGTAGACAATGGGAGTTGTGTAAAATACAATAAAGGATATTATCTTCCAGTAGATGCTAATGGTCACCCAGTATATTACCATAAAGGTACCTGCGGTATAGTAATAAAGGCATTTAACAATGATCTATATTTTTGTGCAAACGAAAAAGTTTATGCACTTGAATTGCTTCCGGATCATGTTCCTTCATCAAAAAATTTTGATCTTGCGAAGACCTCAAAAACTCCAAAGAAACACTATATACCGCCGATGAGTCACCCATGGAAGCAGGCTTCATTTGAACATTATTGCAATAAGCAGGCTCATAGACAAAAAGAAAACATAGCTTAA
- a CDS encoding RNA methyltransferase, translating into MDIIKSKDNAHIKEVKKLKEKKYRVQEGKFLIEGFRFVREALYSDFKISSIFLSSDFTDKWEKFLLKENFECHFPVYFMEKGVFKAMVNTENPQGIAAVVENRELKVKKQNGFYVLADKIQDPGNMGTIIRSAHASGALGVIITKGTVDIYNEKTLRSTMGSIFHVPVIYDEDLKKVELLRKNGFKLIGSSLDTDINFYSANLKGKVIIAVGNEANGLSKTIQDVSDIKVKIPMPGGAESLNVSAAASIMMFEAVRQNLI; encoded by the coding sequence ATGGATATAATTAAAAGTAAAGATAATGCACATATAAAAGAAGTAAAAAAGTTAAAGGAAAAGAAATATAGGGTTCAAGAAGGCAAATTTTTAATAGAAGGCTTTAGGTTTGTAAGAGAGGCGCTTTATTCTGATTTCAAAATATCTTCAATTTTTCTAAGCAGTGACTTTACAGATAAGTGGGAAAAATTTTTGTTAAAAGAAAACTTTGAATGCCATTTTCCTGTGTATTTTATGGAAAAAGGTGTATTTAAGGCTATGGTAAATACTGAAAATCCCCAGGGAATAGCTGCAGTAGTGGAAAACAGGGAGTTGAAAGTTAAAAAACAAAATGGATTTTATGTATTGGCAGATAAGATTCAAGATCCAGGCAATATGGGTACTATAATAAGAAGTGCACATGCTTCTGGAGCTTTAGGGGTTATAATTACAAAAGGAACGGTAGATATATACAATGAGAAGACATTGAGATCAACAATGGGATCTATATTTCATGTACCCGTAATCTATGATGAGGACTTGAAAAAAGTAGAACTTCTCAGGAAAAATGGATTTAAGTTGATAGGAAGTTCTCTGGATACGGATATTAACTTTTATAGTGCAAATTTAAAGGGAAAAGTTATAATTGCAGTGGGAAATGAAGCAAATGGTCTTAGCAAAACCATACAGGATGTTTCTGATATAAAGGTAAAGATACCAATGCCAGGTGGTGCTGAATCATTAAATGTGTCTGCAGCAGCGTCCATAATGATGTTCGAAGCAGTAAGACAAAATTTAATTTAA
- the ytxC gene encoding putative sporulation protein YtxC, translating to MLLLTMVYSKERECIIQGIRDLKEYFKNKNVLIGVYENIEKGTHFLKVFCDGEISDKLMNIFNMCVSNIIYNILVDEFYEKDAMLFLSDTYFFLKYEDLEKIGEKSMEVLKGRSTIIDENSIYCINKKNDILNKISDCMAENKEINVDGFITFRRKEIFNDLEVIVDKVVEKYMVEKEYDEFIKLLKYFVDIQESKIDYVNIIIDNDGSYIIKNKKGEEITDSFFRDLTELKYGSDNYSDDILISALITNSPEKVVIHCVENCKNTELIDTIKKVFTHKVQFCNNCSICKTIKNSLNRV from the coding sequence GTGCTGTTATTGACTATGGTATATAGTAAAGAAAGAGAGTGTATAATCCAGGGAATAAGAGATTTAAAAGAATATTTTAAAAATAAGAATGTACTCATTGGAGTATATGAAAATATTGAAAAGGGTACTCACTTCCTTAAAGTATTTTGTGATGGGGAAATTAGCGATAAACTTATGAATATATTTAATATGTGTGTTTCAAATATAATTTATAATATATTAGTAGATGAATTTTATGAAAAAGATGCTATGCTTTTTTTATCAGATACGTATTTCTTTTTAAAATATGAAGATTTAGAGAAAATCGGAGAAAAGAGCATGGAAGTATTAAAGGGAAGAAGCACAATTATAGATGAAAATTCTATTTACTGTATAAATAAAAAGAACGATATTTTGAATAAAATATCAGATTGTATGGCTGAAAATAAGGAAATAAACGTAGATGGTTTCATAACTTTTAGGAGAAAAGAGATTTTCAATGATTTAGAAGTTATAGTTGATAAAGTAGTGGAAAAATATATGGTAGAAAAAGAATACGATGAATTTATAAAACTTTTAAAGTATTTTGTGGATATTCAAGAGAGCAAAATAGATTATGTGAATATAATTATTGATAATGATGGAAGTTATATTATAAAGAATAAAAAAGGAGAAGAAATAACAGATAGTTTTTTTAGGGATTTAACGGAATTAAAATATGGAAGTGATAATTATTCTGATGATATTTTAATAAGTGCACTTATAACTAACTCACCTGAAAAAGTAGTTATTCACTGTGTGGAAAATTGTAAAAATACAGAACTTATTGATACTATTAAAAAAGTGTTTACGCATAAAGTACAATTTTGTAACAACTGCAGTATCTGTAAGACTATAAAAAATAGTTTAAATAGAGTGTAG
- a CDS encoding L,D-transpeptidase has product MLFTNASIIRVEESKKNIGIHDTNKPHSIGGEVSHGCV; this is encoded by the coding sequence TTGCTTTTCACTAATGCATCGATAATTAGAGTTGAGGAATCCAAGAAAAACATTGGAATACATGATACAAATAAACCACATAGTATAGGAGGGGAAGTTTCTCATGGATGTGTATGA
- the rpmI gene encoding 50S ribosomal protein L35 translates to MPKMKTKRSVAKRFKITGTGKLKRSKAFKSHILTKKSAKTKRNLRKAGLVSETQEKIMKKLMPYV, encoded by the coding sequence ATGCCAAAAATGAAAACTAAAAGAAGTGTAGCAAAAAGATTTAAGATTACAGGAACTGGTAAGTTAAAGAGATCAAAAGCTTTTAAAAGTCATATACTTACAAAGAAAAGTGCAAAAACTAAAAGAAATTTAAGAAAAGCAGGACTTGTTTCAGAAACTCAAGAAAAAATTATGAAAAAATTAATGCCTTACGTATAA
- the dapB gene encoding 4-hydroxy-tetrahydrodipicolinate reductase — protein sequence MIKIILSGCNGRMGKVITNLVENFPHLSISAGIDKKDEKSSFPVFTNVLDCNVEGDVILDFSRPDSLDSLLEYGTKHNIGIIFCTTGYSEEQVKKIQEASKSIPIFRSANMSIGINVINKVLKDVSALLYKNFDIEIIEKHHNQKVDAPSGTALLLADTIKDSIPEKVDYVNGREGIRKRVHNEIGIHAVRGGTIVGEHEVIFAGQGETIEIKHTAISREVFAVGALHACEFMYNREKGFYSMENVIDGK from the coding sequence ATGATTAAAATTATACTAAGTGGATGTAATGGTAGAATGGGAAAAGTAATAACCAATTTAGTAGAGAATTTCCCACATTTATCCATATCTGCAGGAATAGATAAGAAGGATGAAAAATCATCATTTCCTGTGTTTACCAATGTATTGGACTGTAATGTAGAAGGAGATGTAATATTAGATTTTTCAAGACCGGATTCCTTGGATTCACTTCTAGAATATGGTACAAAACATAATATAGGAATTATATTTTGTACTACAGGATATAGTGAAGAACAAGTTAAAAAAATTCAGGAAGCCTCAAAGTCTATTCCAATTTTTAGATCTGCCAATATGTCTATAGGTATAAATGTCATAAATAAAGTATTAAAAGATGTAAGTGCTCTTTTATATAAAAACTTTGATATAGAGATAATAGAAAAACACCATAATCAAAAAGTGGATGCTCCAAGTGGAACAGCATTACTTTTAGCAGATACAATAAAGGATTCTATACCAGAAAAAGTTGACTATGTAAATGGAAGAGAAGGAATTAGGAAGAGAGTTCATAATGAAATAGGTATTCATGCCGTAAGAGGTGGGACTATAGTAGGAGAACATGAAGTTATATTTGCAGGCCAGGGTGAGACTATTGAGATAAAGCATACTGCTATTTCAAGAGAAGTTTTTGCTGTAGGAGCACTTCATGCTTGTGAGTTTATGTATAATAGAGAAAAGGGCTTTTATTCTATGGAAAATGTAATTGATGGTAAATAA